Sequence from the Pirellulales bacterium genome:
GGCTGACGGTGGTCACGTGGACCCCCACCTTGTCGGCGATCTGCTGCATCTTGAGGGGCTCGATATACTCGGGCCCGTCGTCGAGAAACCGCTGCTGGTGATCGACGATCGCCTGCGAGACGCGCGTGAGCGTGCTGCGGCGTTGTTCGATTGCCTCGATCAGCCACTGGGCGGCGTTGATCTTGCGCTTGATGTACTCGACCGTTTCCTTGTCCTTTTGGGCGATCGCGTCCTGCAGCATTCGCCGATGGGTCGGGCTGATGTACAGCGAGGGGAGATCGCCGTCTTCGAGCCGGACCTCGTACCCCCCTCCGTCGCGACGGTCGATGTAGACGTCGGGAGTGACCGCCGCGGCGGTCGATTCGTTGAACTCGGCGCCCGGTTTGGGTTTGAGCGTCCGTAGGTCGGACCACGCCTCTTGAATTGTCTCGATCGAGAAGCCGGTCTTCTTCGAGATCAGCGGCAGGCGGTTGTTCTCGAGGTCTTCGAGATGGTGCTCGATGAGCACCTGCAGCTCCTCGAAAAACAGCAACCCTGGCGTGAGTTGCAGCAGCAAGCACTCCTTGAGCGAGCGGGCGCCGACCCCCGGCGGGTCGAGCCGCTGAACGACCGCCAGGGCCTTTTCGGCCACGGCCAGTTGCAGGGCCTTCCACGCCGCGGCGTCGCCGTTCACCTCGGGAGGAACCGGCGGCAGCAGGTCCTCGAGCGGGGCGTTGAGATACCCGTTCGCGTCGAGGTTGTAGATGATCCGTTCGCACATCTTGCGAACTTCGTCGTCGACGTCGAACCAACTGAGTTGATGCTCGAGGTAATCCTGCAGCGACTCGGGCCGGGCCACCATGTTGGCCATCTGGTCGTGCCGCCGGTCCGACTCGGCCTCCATCTCCCCGCGCGAGGGGCGCGAGCGCTCCTCGTACTCGTCGGGCATGTTTTCGGCCATGTTGAGCAGGCGCTCAAAATCGGCCTCATTGCTCTCGTCGTCCTTGACGACCAACTCGCGCTCGGTCTCGGCCAGCGCGTCGGGATTCTCGGGGGCGTCGTCGTAGTCGCCCGGCTCTTCGGTCGGTTCGATCTGGTCGAGGACCGGGTTGTCCTCCATCTCCTGCTCGATGCGTTCGGCCAGCGCGATGATGGGCAACTGCAGAATCTCCATCGACTGGATCATCCGCGGCGCCAGCACCTGCTTCTGGGCCATCTGCATGCTTTGGCCGAGCGAGAGACGCATGAGTCGAACGGGTTCCGGGGTGAGCGTGAATGGAAGGAATCGATCGCCGACAGGCGTGGTGTAG
This genomic interval carries:
- the rpoN gene encoding RNA polymerase factor sigma-54 codes for the protein MRLSLGQSMQMAQKQVLAPRMIQSMEILQLPIIALAERIEQEMEDNPVLDQIEPTEEPGDYDDAPENPDALAETERELVVKDDESNEADFERLLNMAENMPDEYEERSRPSRGEMEAESDRRHDQMANMVARPESLQDYLEHQLSWFDVDDEVRKMCERIIYNLDANGYLNAPLEDLLPPVPPEVNGDAAAWKALQLAVAEKALAVVQRLDPPGVGARSLKECLLLQLTPGLLFFEELQVLIEHHLEDLENNRLPLISKKTGFSIETIQEAWSDLRTLKPKPGAEFNESTAAAVTPDVYIDRRDGGGYEVRLEDGDLPSLYISPTHRRMLQDAIAQKDKETVEYIKRKINAAQWLIEAIEQRRSTLTRVSQAIVDHQQRFLDDGPEYIEPLKMQQIADKVGVHVTTVSRAVDDKWIQTPRGIFPLKRFFVGGTTGADGEEVAWDKVRLKLQEIVDNEDKTKPLSDDALVDELGKAGITVARRTVTKYRKAMDIPSSRQRRDWTQAEK